In a genomic window of Urocitellus parryii isolate mUroPar1 chromosome 2, mUroPar1.hap1, whole genome shotgun sequence:
- the Ttc14 gene encoding tetratricopeptide repeat protein 14 isoform X2 yields MDRDLLRQSLNCHGSSLLSLLRNEQQDNPHFRSLLGSASEPARGPPPQQHLPGRKEKRVDNIEIQKFISKKADLLFALSWKSDAPATSEVNEDNEDHYAVMPPLEQFMEIPSMDRRELFFRDIERGDIVIGRISSIREFGFFMVLICLGSGIMRDISHLEITALCPLRDVPSHSNHGDPLSYYQTGDIIRAGIKDIDRYHEKLAVSLYSSALPPHLSGIKLGVITSEELPLYYRRSVELNSNSLESYENIMQSSLGFVNPGVVEFLLEKLGIDESNPPSLMRGLQSKNFSEDDYASALRKKQSASWALKCVKIGVDYFKVGRHVDAMNEYNKALEIDKQNVEALVARGALYATKGSLNKAIEDFELALENCPTHRNARKYLCQTLVERGGQLEEEEKLLNAESYYKKALALDETFKDAEDALQKLHKYMQRKTS; encoded by the exons ATGGACCGGGATCTTCTACGTCAGTCGCTGAATTGCCACGGGTCGTCATTGCTCTCCCTACTGCGGAACGAACAGCAGGACAATCCGCACTTCCGGAGCCTCCTAGGGTCGGCATCCGAGCCCGCCCGCGGCCCGCCGCCCCAGCAGCACTTACCGGGCAG aaaagagaaaagagttgACAACATTGAAATACAAAAATTCATCTCCAAAAAAGCAGATCTGCTTTTTGCACTTTCCTGGAAATCGGATGCACCTGCAACTTCTGAAGTTAATGAAGACAATGAAG atcattATGCAGTCATGCCACCTTTAGAGCAATTCATGGAGATACCTAGTATGGACCGGAGGGAGCTGTTTTTCCGTGATATTGAGCGTGGTGATATAGTGATTGGAAGAATTAGTTCTATTCGAGAATTTGGTTTTTTCATGGTATTGATCTGTTTAGGAAGTGGCATCATGAGAGATATATCCCACTTAGAAATCACA GCTCTTTGTCCATTAAGAGATGTGCCTTCTCACAGTAACCATGGGGATCCTTTATCATATTACCAAACTGGTGACATCATTCGAG ctggAATCAAGGATATCGACAGATACCATGAAAAGCTTGCAGTATCTCTTTATAGCTCAGCTCTTCCACCACACCTGTCTGGTATTAAACTAGGTGTAATTACTTCTGAGGAGCTTCCTTTGTATTACAG gagGAGTGTTGAACTAAATAGTAATTCTTTGGAGTCCTATGAAAATATCATGCAGAGTTCTCTGGGATTTGTTAATCCCGGAGTAGTTGAATTCCTTCTAGAAAAACTTGGAATAGATGAATCTAATCCACCATCTTTAATGAGAGGCTTACAAAG caAAAATTTCTCTGAAGATGATTATGCTTCTGCATTAAGAAAGAAACAGTCTGCATCTTGGGCCTTAAAGTG TGTGAAGATTGGAGTTGATTATTTTAAGGTTGGACGCCACGTGGATGCTATGAATGAATACAATAAAGCTCTGGAaatagataagcaaaatgtggaaGCTTTGGTAGCTCGTGGAGCATT ATATGCAACAAAAGGAAGTCTGAACAAAGCAATAGAAGATTTTGAGCTTGCATTGGAAAACTGTCCAACTCACAGAAATGCAAGAAAATACCTCTGCCAAACACTTGTAGAAAGAGGAGGGCA